atcCAAAATGTCTCTAATAATCTGCTGAAGCAACACCATTCTCTGCTTTAGCCATGCCCCAAACTGATCCTTTTTTAGTGTGTCTGATCATATATCTTTATTTCTGTGGACATAAGTTTTCTCATTGAGTCCTAGTATACCGCAATAGAAACAAACATAAGGAAGATTCTCATATCGTAGTTCAACCTATGTAGTGTCCCCTCTTAATTTGTTTAATGTAGCGTACCCAATCTTATGCTGCCCATACTTTCCTTATCCTTGAaactaattgaaaaaaatgatataacctatttcctttattttcaaTCCTACTGGGTTTTCCCGAACCTAATGTATAGTGTTCTTGATTCCTTGATAGTTAACCTTTTTATCGGATAACATCTGATTTGCAGAGCTATCGAGGCACCTAATTGCTTGAGTTACATTTCATTTCCCAAGGAGATATTCTATGTGTGTAGTATCAAGGACATGTCAAATTGACATGCTTTCAATTTTACTTATCAAGAACATTgatatgctttttttttttccaaatttctCCTTAacgagtttgtataatttacCACTCAACAGGTAAAACATTATCGAAAAAAGGATTTCCCATCAGAAGTTGGGAGCATATCTCAACAACAGTCACATCAAAGCAAAAACAAATCATCATTTGTAAGAAGAGATTGCTTGAAGAAGTCAGAAGATAGACTTTCTTCCAAATCTTTGGCTATATGGAAATGCCCTCCCAAGGTAATCTTAAGTGGAGATGATAGAAATTGCCTTTATTTGAATAGTTTCTATACACATTGTTTTGATAACCCcattaattgttgttatttgTAGTTCCATTTGAATGAGAAATGGCTAGTGGTTGCTGGTGAAGAGAGTCAAGAAGCCAGTAAGCAGGAGTATAGGAAAAGGAGGGTGATTGAGGCGGTTTTCCCTAACAAGTTTGCAGTTCCTCCAAAGTAAGTAattttggattatttttttaatgttttgttgCTTTCATTGTCTTAATTTTACTTGGTTTTAATCTGtgagtatttttcttttttatttaacagTCCTTACAACTTGTCTAACCTGAACAAGGTTATGATGATAGTCAAACTCCAGTAGTCAGAACCATTTctatagaagaagaagaaccaaCTCATGATCTGACAGTTCTTGTAGCCACAGCTGTAGCTGCTCTTCAAGAGCAGGGTAGTCTGATTGATGCCAACTTATTGGTTAGGCTTCTCCTAAACTTGATGAATGAACGTGGCATGGATACCAATGTTGTTTCTCTCAATGCTGCCCATGCAGGATTTGCAAAATCTGTGCCCTTGAAAATGACTAAGCCTGACATCAGAGAGAATAAGTCAATAACATATTCCACTTCAAAGCTTGATCTCGAAAATATCAAGAAACTCATTAGAAAATATGGAGTACCTTACAATGCAGGAGGAGAAATTTCTGAGTTGGTTTCCAGATATGTTCCTACCACCTTGCAGCCTAAGTTGACTCTTTCACCAAATGTTGGGCCTTCCTCCTCGATGACTAGTCACAAGGATATCAACAATTACTGCAATTCCCTTATCAAGCAACGTGGAGAAAAACTGAGTCGATGGTTGATGAAAGCTTACAAAAACCAATTCCGTGCAGCTTGACACcttgtattttctttaataaaccTAAGGGATGCCGTAAAGGATTCTGTTGTCACTTCCTGCATGATATATCTGGTAAAAAGAGGTCTGGGAGGACATCAGAAGGTCGGGATTCAAAGAGACTGAAGTAAAGTGGGGAACATTAATATGGCATGACTGaaagagtttttttaaaaacaggGAACAAGTGACAAAGGCAGTTGCGCAACTGTTTAAACAAAAGCACTCACTCCTTGAGATGTAGACTTTTAAAACATTAGAATCAGATTTTGGCTTGAAAGgaaatttttctttgaatttttatgAAGCATTATTTTGCCTTGACAATATTTCTATTCCGATAAATCATTGTTTTTCTCTCTTAAATGCAATCGCAGTATGGCATAGGCTATAGTCGTCCCCCACTTTAAAAACTAAAACGTCCAAGTTATTTACTGTTGATATTCAATAATGAATTCATGatgttaatttgaattttaatctGATTCAACGGGAATCAAAAAGGTATGGAAGCATTTGATAGAACAAAGTGTATTAAATTCGTTCAAGCCAGTGAAATTGTACTAAcgaataataacaataatgagaTGAATACATTACCCTTAAATATAAGCGAGAGGGACGAACATGGCATCCTATATTAGTACAAAAAGCATTCTAAAGTGTACCGTGAATGTTTTAATGTTTTGCTCTGTCTGGCCCAATTTTACTAGCCATAGTCcttttatatacatgtttaagaAACTGAAATCATCTCTTCTCTTTGATAGTTTGATTTTCTATTACTTTCTCTTCCGAGTCCTGGAATTGGTATGCCTTTTTAACGGGTTCTATTCATCTGTTTTTTCTCTTCAATGTTTATCATTCAATCTCAAATTCAGTTCTTCAgtgttatttatttgttttttttttattttggtagGATTTTGTTCTTGCATGTTCCTAATTTGGTTTGATTCATACTCATAGATGCTTGATAATTTTTGTTCGTTCCCCTTCTCATTCTTCTCACTTCTatcctttttttctttgaaaagttTACGTTTTTGATAGACACAATCTGTTGGGTATTCTGTTTCTGCCTCTTTTATTGTGCATTCTCCGCTTTTTGAGAAGTTTATTGTAGAATTTTGTGATGAGATCTTGAGAAAATTCATGCGCCACTCTGATTAATGATTCACTCTGATTAATGATTCTAAGCTCTTAACAAAATTCATTTGCATATGAGAACTAATACCAGTGAGCATATATATNGAGATTTGTGAGGACACTGCTCACCTGAGACAATAGCCCCGGTTTCTCACTCGAGCTATTGACTCAGGGACGATCATTAGTTGTTTTAGAGATTTTCTTGGTATGCTATAAAAAGGAGTAAGACTATTCCAAATATGATAACTTGGACACATCGTCAAACACCTTGAATGTATACTCAGAcaagtttaattttgtacatcATCCAGCTGACGCAGACAAATGGTTTCTAGTGACCCCGAGAACATGTTGAGTTTTACCTTCAGCTTGTCCACTCTTGTGCTTTCTTTAAGTTGACATAATTACAACTCTGCTTTACGTCTAAATATTACAACTTCTTAATGCCGCGATTATAGGATAATAGGAATAGCCACGATACATTATATCGTATTTGTAAACATTTCTAAATATGAAAAACGTAATTCCAGGAAATTGAAGATCATGATAAGTGTGCATTTTTCcatatactttttgtttatttatttgcaACTTGCAAGCTCGTcctttattctattttttttttcataaaatgaaaCTGTAGAAACTTTGTATTAAAGAAACTaacacatgtatatatattgttacTACAAAACACatgttattctattttattaggCTCCTGCTAAAACTAACAGTTGTTAGTTTCTTTAATACAAAGTTTCTAcagtttcattttatgtgaaaaaaaatagaataaaggATGAGCTTGCAAGTtgcaaataaataaacaaaaagtatatgaaaaaaTGCACACTTATCATGATCTTCAATTTCCTGGAATTACGTTTTTCATATTTAGAAATGTTTACAAATACGATATAATGTATCGTGGCTATTCCTATTATCCTATAATCGCGGCATTAAGAAGTTGTAATATTTAGACGTAAAGCAGAGTTGTAATTATGTCAACTTAAAGAAAGCACAAGAGTGGACAAGCTGAAGGTAAAACTCAACATGTTCTCGGGGTCACTAGAAACCATTTGTCTGCGTCAGCTGGATgatgtacaaaattaaacttgTCTGAGTATACATTCAAGGTGTTTGACGATGTGTCCAAGTTATCATATTTGGAATAGTCTTACTCCTTTTTATAGCATACCAAGAAAATCTCTAAAACAACTAATGATCGTCCCTGAGTCAATAGCTCGAGTGAGAAACCGGGGCTATTGTCTCAGGTGAGCAGTGTCCTCACAAATCTCAAATGCAATGTGGTTAATGCTAATGTGTGCACTCAAAACGCCCAGCAATAGCTAGGTGAGGAAACGGGAGGTACAGTTAacgattgaaaaaaaaattgtctatgATGAACCAACTATTGTGAAAT
This window of the Solanum pennellii chromosome 2, SPENNV200 genome carries:
- the LOC107009932 gene encoding zinc finger CCCH domain-containing protein 6-like, with translation MEAIEAPNCLSYISFPKEIFYVKHYRKKDFPSEVGSISQQQSHQSKNKSSFVRRDCLKKSEDRLSSKSLAIWKCPPKFHLNEKWLVVAGEESQEASKQEYRKRRVIEAVFPNKFAVPPNQTPVVRTISIEEEEPTHDLTVLVATAVAALQEQGSLIDANLLVRLLLNLMNERGMDTNVVSLNAAHAGFAKSVPLKMTKPDIRENKSITYSTSKLDLENIKKLIRKYGVPYNAGGEISELVSRYVPTTLQPKLTLSPNVGPSSSMTSHKDINNYCNSLIKQRGEKLSRWLMKAYKNQFRAA